CACAAGATAGCCTAGTGATACTTGTTCCTTGGTTCAAACCTACACTAGCAACATATCTTGAGATGGCCTGGAAAAAGGGTCAAAAACAGTTACGGGATAACCCGGTTACACTGCATACATTCGAATAAAAATATTCACATGTAGCATGAACATGGAAACCTTATCAGTTTAACGTTTAATCAATATATGATCACAAACACGCACACACAAAATACCTTTTTTAGGCCAGGGACTAAAGCAGAGAGAGCAATGAATCTCTGGCTAAGTTTTTCTCTCCTTTTTCTTTCAGCTAAGATGTGATCTTGAGCTGGTGCAACTTTTGTGGTACTTTTAGTAACATCAAAACCACCATGATAACCTTTATCAAAACTAGAGTTGACTTGATGGTCAAACTGTAGATTAGGATTATCAAACAAGCCCTTAAAAATCTTTGAAGAAACAGTCATTTCTTCTTTAGGTGTCACCAaaatttgattatgattatgattctgaTTCATCATGGAGTGATCACTGACACTAGTTATGGATGAATTCCAACTGATTGTTTTGACCTGTTTAGTTGGTCTTGGAGATGGTTCCATAACAGGTTTGTAATAATCAAACACACCTACATTAGCATGAACATTAATATGATTATGCTTTCTGTTATCTCCATACGTATCAGCAATCGAATTGAGTTGATCATCAAATGAGTTGACTGGACATTGGAAATTGAAAGAATGGTCTTCCATTCCTATCAATTCTGAAAAGCCACTAAAATTTGAGTTCTCCATAACTATAACTTTCTTTGATAAATTATTGTGCCAAACCGGTTAAACCAGCAAAAATAAAACCGAAGAAGAACCCTGaaaatgtcaaaaaaaaaaaaaaaaaaaaaaaaaaacacataaacATCAGATTATGCATATACCTAAAATCAAGAAACATATTAGAGACATGAGAATAGATGAAAGGTGTTACCTTTTTTGGTATAAAGAACAAATCTTTAGTATGTAATGAAGATATTAAGTtttatatatagatgtatatatagatAACGTACA
This genomic window from Rutidosis leptorrhynchoides isolate AG116_Rl617_1_P2 chromosome 2, CSIRO_AGI_Rlap_v1, whole genome shotgun sequence contains:
- the LOC139890880 gene encoding transcription factor bHLH25-like, translated to MENSNFSGFSELIGMEDHSFNFQCPVNSFDDQLNSIADTYGDNRKHNHINVHANVGVFDYYKPVMEPSPRPTKQVKTISWNSSITSVSDHSMMNQNHNHNQILVTPKEEMTVSSKIFKGLFDNPNLQFDHQVNSSFDKGYHGGFDVTKSTTKVAPAQDHILAERKRREKLSQRFIALSALVPGLKKMDKASVLGDAIKHMKTLQEKVKTLEEQMKKRPNTESVVFVKRYELLADSIESSSSDDGPLHDQLPEIEARFFGNNVLIKIHCEKKAGAFEHILAEIGKLHLSVTNSTALTFADCALDITIIAKIDKEFAMTMKDLVKNLRFAIKQFV